A single window of Anaerocolumna chitinilytica DNA harbors:
- a CDS encoding glycoside hydrolase family 2 TIM barrel-domain containing protein → MKLDNYYENPAILHVGTQKNRSFYIPYDTEGREMRVMLNGKWQLEFYSNPDEVRDFLREESVPDTMKEIEVPSSWQLLGYDKNQYVNIYYPFPYDPPYVPADNPCGLYTKAVTFTAEELQRKLYLNFEGVDSCFYLWINKTFAGYSQVSHSTSEFDITELVKEGENLIHVLVLKWCDGSYLEDQDKFRQSGIFRDVYILMRPKEFIRDYTIRTLLNETMDRALITLDVEVIGNPKLQWVIKDTEDTIICHEAVKASHTSFQIDNPVLWNAEEPSLYRMELITEEEIIGEKFGIRSIMVKDSVVLVNGQAVKFKGVNRHDSSPYTGAAVSREHALADLRLMKEHNINAIRTSHYPNSPWFTQMCDEFGFYVIGEADMESHGCGEVYATEDLDYVSQIAKDKRFKEAILDRIQRNVIRDKNRTCILIWSLGNESGYGENFIEAGCWVKEYDPTRLLHYEGCTWQEWQKQDMSMLDMVSRMYAPTEWIQEYCENKDNKKPFIQCEFCHAMGNGPGDLEEYFEQIYRYDNYCGGFVWEWCDHGVYMGKAEDGRDKFYYGGDFGEFPNDSNFCMDGLVYPDRRIHTGLAEYKNVIRPARVGEVRLEEGIIRIENKLDFINLRDYITIRYEIKRNGKLLAEGILEEADILPHESKCFYLEILKEKYREGEGNCYLKLEYIQRKDDSLTQTGRLCGFDQICLSERFELSGTEKECSTGLHLEDSLLRIEEEGRKYTITGEGFVYEFSKVKGTFISLRRGLEEMLKAPMEYNVFRAPTDNDKNIVLEWKNAGYDRMVTRVYQCEYTREKDSCIITCRMAMGSIYLQNFMTFEVKWTIAGNGYIKFGFEGEFDRSFPYLPRLGLLLKLPKAYQKVSYFGYGPNESYPDKHRSSYIDRFETTVKELHEDYIKPQENGSHYYCKDVQLSDGSSRISVYGNVPLSFSASLYTIEELKAKRHNFELEEADYVTLCLDYRQSGVGSNSCGPVLPEKYRLNEKKVAWEMAFLFEACKG, encoded by the coding sequence GTGAAACTTGACAATTATTATGAAAATCCTGCGATATTGCATGTCGGAACCCAGAAAAACAGAAGCTTTTATATTCCTTATGACACAGAAGGCAGGGAAATGAGAGTAATGTTAAATGGTAAATGGCAATTGGAATTCTACTCGAATCCAGACGAAGTGAGGGATTTTTTAAGGGAAGAATCGGTACCGGATACGATGAAAGAAATAGAGGTGCCATCCAGCTGGCAGCTGTTAGGATATGATAAAAATCAGTATGTGAATATTTACTATCCATTTCCCTATGATCCGCCTTATGTTCCGGCAGACAATCCCTGCGGGCTTTACACCAAGGCCGTAACCTTTACGGCAGAGGAACTGCAAAGAAAGCTGTATCTGAATTTTGAGGGAGTGGATTCCTGCTTCTATCTCTGGATCAATAAAACCTTTGCCGGATATAGCCAGGTATCCCATTCAACCAGTGAATTTGACATTACAGAACTGGTTAAAGAAGGAGAGAACCTTATCCATGTCCTGGTGCTCAAGTGGTGTGACGGAAGCTATCTGGAAGACCAGGATAAGTTCCGGCAGTCGGGTATATTCAGAGATGTTTATATCCTGATGAGACCCAAAGAATTTATCAGGGATTATACAATACGCACCCTTTTAAATGAAACAATGGACAGGGCTTTGATTACCCTGGATGTGGAAGTTATCGGGAATCCAAAGCTCCAATGGGTCATAAAGGATACCGAGGATACTATTATCTGTCATGAGGCAGTAAAAGCTTCCCATACCAGCTTTCAGATTGATAATCCGGTTCTCTGGAATGCGGAAGAACCATCCTTATACCGGATGGAATTAATAACGGAAGAAGAAATCATCGGGGAAAAATTCGGAATCAGAAGTATTATGGTGAAAGACAGTGTTGTACTGGTAAATGGGCAGGCAGTTAAGTTCAAAGGAGTCAACCGTCATGACAGCAGTCCTTATACGGGAGCTGCCGTAAGCCGGGAGCATGCACTTGCAGACTTAAGGCTTATGAAGGAACATAATATTAATGCAATCAGAACGAGCCACTATCCCAATTCTCCCTGGTTTACCCAGATGTGTGATGAATTTGGTTTTTATGTTATCGGGGAAGCCGATATGGAATCCCATGGCTGCGGAGAAGTATATGCAACGGAAGACCTGGATTATGTATCGCAGATAGCAAAGGATAAGCGTTTTAAGGAAGCAATTCTGGACCGGATACAAAGAAATGTTATACGGGATAAGAACCGGACTTGTATCCTTATCTGGTCTCTTGGCAATGAGAGCGGTTATGGTGAGAACTTCATTGAAGCCGGCTGCTGGGTAAAGGAATATGATCCTACCAGACTTCTTCACTATGAAGGCTGCACCTGGCAGGAGTGGCAAAAGCAGGATATGTCCATGCTTGATATGGTCAGCCGCATGTACGCACCGACGGAATGGATACAGGAATACTGCGAAAATAAGGATAACAAAAAGCCGTTTATTCAGTGTGAGTTCTGCCATGCCATGGGAAACGGACCGGGAGACCTGGAAGAGTATTTTGAACAGATTTACCGGTACGATAATTACTGCGGCGGTTTTGTCTGGGAATGGTGTGACCATGGTGTTTACATGGGTAAGGCGGAAGACGGCAGGGATAAATTCTATTACGGAGGAGACTTCGGTGAATTTCCCAATGACAGTAACTTCTGTATGGACGGTCTGGTATACCCTGACAGGAGAATCCATACAGGGCTGGCTGAATACAAGAATGTAATCCGTCCGGCAAGGGTTGGAGAAGTCAGGCTGGAAGAGGGGATTATCCGTATTGAGAATAAACTGGACTTTATAAATCTAAGGGATTACATTACAATTCGTTATGAGATAAAGAGGAATGGTAAACTCTTGGCGGAAGGAATATTAGAAGAGGCAGATATATTACCCCATGAAAGCAAATGCTTTTATCTGGAGATTCTGAAGGAAAAATACCGGGAGGGGGAGGGAAACTGTTATCTGAAGCTGGAATATATCCAAAGGAAAGATGACTCGCTAACCCAGACCGGAAGATTGTGCGGTTTTGATCAAATCTGTCTGTCAGAAAGGTTTGAACTCTCCGGTACAGAAAAGGAGTGTTCCACGGGCCTTCACCTGGAAGATAGCCTGCTTCGTATAGAGGAAGAAGGGCGGAAATACACTATCACCGGTGAAGGATTTGTATATGAATTCTCTAAGGTAAAGGGAACCTTTATAAGTCTAAGAAGAGGGCTGGAGGAGATGTTAAAAGCCCCCATGGAATACAATGTATTTCGTGCTCCCACGGATAATGATAAGAATATTGTTCTTGAATGGAAAAATGCTGGTTATGACAGGATGGTAACAAGAGTCTACCAATGCGAATACACCCGTGAAAAGGATAGTTGTATCATAACCTGCAGGATGGCAATGGGGTCAATATACCTTCAGAACTTTATGACCTTTGAAGTAAAATGGACAATCGCCGGAAACGGATATATTAAATTTGGATTCGAAGGAGAGTTTGATAGAAGCTTTCCTTATCTTCCAAGGCTTGGATTACTTCTGAAGCTTCCCAAGGCTTACCAGAAGGTCAGCTACTTCGGTTACGGTCCTAATGAGAGCTACCCTGACAAGCACAGGAGCAGCTATATTGATCGTTTTGAGACAACGGTGAAGGAGCTCCACGAAGATTATATAAAGCCCCAGGAAAACGGAAGCCATTATTATTGTAAGGATGTACAGCTATCCGATGGAAGCAGCAGAATATCCGTATATGGGAACGTACCGTTAAGCTTCTCAGCTTCCCTTTATACGATAGAGGAATTAAAAGCTAAGCGACACAATTTTGAATTGGAGGAAGCAGATTATGTGACACTGTGCCTGGATTACAGGCAAAGCGGCGTCGGCTCCAACAGCTGCGGCCCTGTATTACCGGAAAAGTATAGGCTGAATGAAAAAAAGGTGGCTTGGGAAATGGCATTTCTCTTTGAAGCCTGTAAGGGATAA
- a CDS encoding alpha-mannosidase produces the protein MPFDFHNRDRIENLITELKEQRYKKLTEIKSFHWYRDDGSNGNRIPMGEAEEVGIGFRWKGWDQYNWLCTQIVVPEVLKEEEVVGLFDFGVPEGTGNNSHFESLLYLNGVPHQGVDGNHKEVFFDVAENGLVLDLKFRVWSGLSGGGVPKEMPMEIERAQFGVLDKKADEFYYLAKNALETYDLLDKNNEYKEWLLNILVKAFQIVDYAKKGHDEFYESIEKALLYLDEKLDGRGKPDINVSLLGHTHIDVAWLWQLKHTREKAARSFSTVNRMMERYPYYQFLQTQAQLYDFIRENYPDIYQNIKTRVKEGKWEPSGSMWVECDCNLVSGESLVRQILLGKRFFEKEFGYQNDFLWLPDVFGYSWALPQILKKSGIHTFMTTKISWNDSNKLPYDTFLWKGMDGTEILSHFITTPDTDSTSYTYNGDTRPYAVKGIWDNYSNKDINKDLLIAYGYGDGGGGPNRDMLETIKHLNKLPGIPHIKTESATDYFHRLQENLRNNEMEGYLPVWDGELYLEFHRGTYTSQAYNKRMNRKMEYSLRSTEMLSVLAAELTQLSYPYSELKEAWKIVLCHQFHDILPGSSIREVYEDSKVNYEKAEKLLEDVREKVNKSLFIPEEGTYTVFNNSNWRRDSYVLVTEGEREAVFVNEKGEELESMPVAEGVLVFVKNMEPFSFTILKQKPEKTSALRNVRTEGDINEVSNAFYRVSWNSKGWLTSIYDKCAGREILKAGEWGNVLQVFEDKPRCFDAWELEATHHDKQENVEDLRKVTVEETSLGIFVTFHWTYNKSAITQRMCLYHEKARLDFQTEVDWHEQQKLLKAAFPVNIRAVDARFDIQFGNIRRPITRNTSWEAAKFEVVAHKWADISETGYGVALLNDCKYGHDITEDMLRLTLIKSAIDPDYSADQGFHEFTYAIYPHRNEWYESDLEKEAFDLNNPITAIPGRAVFSIDSFLRFSEENISVDCMKQAEDTKEMVIRFHEFTGARKTITVDCSVPVKAWCESNLMEEAEGEYQTGPVRVEVKPYEIKTLLFRF, from the coding sequence ATGCCTTTTGACTTTCACAATAGAGACAGAATAGAGAATCTTATAACAGAGTTAAAAGAACAGCGATATAAGAAACTTACGGAGATTAAGAGCTTTCACTGGTACCGGGATGACGGCAGTAATGGGAACAGAATACCAATGGGAGAGGCAGAGGAAGTAGGAATCGGTTTTCGCTGGAAAGGCTGGGACCAATATAACTGGCTATGTACTCAGATTGTGGTTCCGGAAGTTCTGAAAGAGGAAGAGGTAGTAGGACTTTTTGATTTTGGAGTACCGGAAGGCACCGGAAATAACAGCCATTTCGAAAGCCTTCTGTACTTAAACGGTGTTCCTCATCAGGGAGTTGATGGAAATCACAAGGAAGTATTCTTTGATGTAGCAGAAAACGGACTGGTACTGGACTTAAAATTCCGGGTATGGTCCGGACTTAGCGGCGGCGGAGTTCCAAAGGAGATGCCCATGGAAATCGAACGAGCGCAATTTGGAGTATTGGATAAAAAGGCGGATGAATTCTATTACCTTGCAAAAAATGCATTGGAAACCTACGACCTTCTGGATAAAAACAATGAGTATAAGGAATGGCTTCTCAATATACTGGTAAAAGCCTTTCAAATAGTGGATTATGCAAAGAAGGGCCATGATGAGTTTTATGAAAGTATAGAAAAGGCATTACTGTATCTTGACGAGAAGCTGGACGGAAGAGGAAAACCGGATATCAATGTTAGTCTCCTGGGACATACTCATATAGATGTTGCCTGGCTCTGGCAGCTTAAACATACAAGAGAGAAAGCCGCCCGTTCCTTTTCTACTGTAAACCGTATGATGGAACGATATCCTTACTACCAATTCCTGCAGACCCAGGCACAGCTTTATGATTTTATCAGAGAGAATTACCCGGATATCTATCAGAATATCAAGACAAGGGTAAAAGAGGGAAAATGGGAACCCTCCGGCTCCATGTGGGTGGAATGCGACTGCAATCTGGTAAGCGGAGAATCCTTAGTAAGGCAGATACTGCTTGGAAAGCGTTTTTTTGAAAAAGAGTTCGGTTATCAGAATGATTTTCTATGGCTGCCGGACGTATTCGGATATTCCTGGGCCCTCCCTCAAATACTGAAAAAATCCGGAATTCATACCTTTATGACAACAAAGATAAGCTGGAATGACAGCAATAAGCTTCCTTATGATACATTTCTCTGGAAGGGAATGGACGGCACGGAAATCCTGTCTCATTTTATAACAACACCGGATACCGATTCTACTTCCTATACCTATAACGGAGATACCAGACCATATGCAGTTAAGGGAATATGGGATAATTACAGCAATAAGGATATAAATAAGGACCTTTTGATAGCTTATGGTTACGGTGACGGCGGAGGAGGACCAAACCGGGATATGCTGGAGACAATAAAGCATCTGAATAAGCTTCCCGGAATACCTCATATCAAGACGGAAAGTGCAACAGATTATTTTCACAGGCTCCAGGAGAACCTTAGGAATAATGAAATGGAAGGCTATCTTCCGGTATGGGATGGTGAGCTGTATCTGGAATTCCACCGGGGTACCTACACCTCTCAGGCTTATAATAAGAGGATGAACCGGAAAATGGAATATTCCCTTCGCAGTACCGAGATGTTATCAGTCCTGGCGGCTGAGCTGACACAACTTTCGTATCCTTATAGTGAGCTTAAAGAGGCATGGAAAATTGTGCTCTGTCATCAGTTTCATGATATTCTGCCCGGTTCCTCCATACGAGAGGTCTATGAAGACAGTAAAGTGAATTACGAGAAGGCGGAAAAACTTCTAGAGGACGTCAGAGAGAAAGTAAATAAGAGCCTGTTTATTCCAGAAGAGGGTACTTATACGGTATTTAATAATTCCAACTGGCGGCGAGACTCCTATGTCCTGGTAACAGAAGGGGAAAGGGAAGCAGTATTTGTCAATGAGAAGGGTGAAGAGCTGGAGAGTATGCCGGTAGCTGAGGGAGTTCTTGTTTTCGTTAAGAATATGGAGCCTTTTTCCTTTACCATATTAAAACAGAAGCCAGAAAAGACCTCCGCCTTAAGGAATGTCAGGACAGAAGGAGATATAAATGAAGTCTCCAATGCTTTTTACAGAGTGTCCTGGAATTCAAAGGGGTGGCTTACCAGTATCTATGACAAGTGTGCCGGCAGAGAAATCTTAAAAGCAGGAGAATGGGGAAATGTTCTCCAGGTGTTTGAAGATAAACCCAGATGCTTTGATGCCTGGGAGCTGGAAGCAACTCATCACGATAAGCAGGAAAATGTGGAGGATTTAAGAAAGGTAACGGTGGAAGAAACTTCACTTGGTATCTTTGTGACCTTCCATTGGACATATAATAAGTCAGCAATAACCCAACGTATGTGTCTGTACCATGAAAAAGCAAGGCTTGACTTTCAGACAGAAGTAGATTGGCACGAACAGCAAAAACTTCTAAAAGCAGCTTTCCCTGTAAATATCAGAGCAGTTGATGCAAGATTTGATATTCAATTTGGAAATATCCGAAGGCCGATTACCAGAAACACAAGCTGGGAAGCGGCAAAGTTCGAGGTGGTTGCACATAAGTGGGCGGATATCAGCGAAACGGGATATGGCGTGGCACTGTTAAATGACTGTAAGTACGGTCATGATATTACGGAGGATATGCTTCGCCTAACATTGATTAAATCTGCCATTGACCCCGATTACAGTGCAGATCAGGGCTTTCATGAATTTACATATGCCATCTATCCTCACAGGAATGAGTGGTATGAGAGTGATTTGGAAAAAGAAGCCTTTGATTTGAATAACCCTATAACTGCAATTCCCGGAAGAGCTGTCTTTAGTATTGATAGTTTCTTACGTTTTAGTGAAGAGAATATCTCCGTTGATTGTATGAAGCAGGCGGAGGATACAAAGGAGATGGTTATTCGCTTCCATGAATTTACCGGTGCCAGAAAAACAATAACCGTGGACTGCAGTGTTCCGGTAAAGGCATGGTGTGAAAGTAATTTGATGGAAGAGGCAGAGGGCGAGTATCAGACCGGCCCTGTACGCGTTGAAGTAAAGCCTTATGAAATAAAGACCCTGCTGTTTAGATTCTAA
- a CDS encoding glycoside hydrolase family 125 protein: protein MKPDEKQLELNRAVTEIAEEIGKNFSQDEKLYKTFLNCYASTAKTTSRFLEDGEVFVFTGDIEAMWLRDSSAQVVHYLPFAKKYPIIGEFIKGLIKRQMRYIAIDSYANAFNEEANGRCWEVDLTASNPWDWERKYEVDSLCYPIWLLHEYWEVTGDTSVFTEAVKEVFIKIIDQWKKEQNHSSDSDYSFVRLNCPPSDTLTRDGQGEPCGYTGMTWSGFRPSDDACQYGYLVPSNMFAVTILGFMKEITETFYKDSALSEGIDKLRGEIEDGIKKFGIVSQEGFGEIYAYETDGLGNYNLMDDANVPSLMSIPWLGYSEKSDRIYQNTRRFILSKMNPYYYEGSCAKGIGSPHTPQQYIWHIALTMQGLTAETRKEQEELLQVILRSDAGCQLMHEGFHCDDPSKFTREWFAWANSLFALFVMQLYNN from the coding sequence ATGAAACCAGATGAAAAGCAACTGGAATTGAACAGGGCAGTAACGGAAATTGCAGAAGAAATCGGAAAAAATTTCTCACAGGATGAAAAGCTCTACAAGACCTTTTTAAACTGTTATGCAAGTACAGCGAAAACAACCTCCAGATTTTTAGAGGACGGTGAGGTTTTCGTATTTACCGGTGATATCGAGGCTATGTGGTTAAGGGATTCTTCCGCCCAGGTAGTGCATTATCTTCCTTTTGCTAAGAAATATCCTATAATAGGTGAATTTATCAAAGGCTTGATAAAACGGCAGATGAGATATATAGCAATCGATTCTTATGCAAATGCTTTTAATGAAGAAGCGAACGGCAGATGCTGGGAGGTGGATCTGACAGCTTCAAATCCCTGGGACTGGGAACGCAAATATGAGGTAGATTCCCTCTGCTATCCTATATGGCTCCTACACGAGTATTGGGAAGTAACCGGAGATACCTCGGTATTTACCGAAGCAGTGAAGGAAGTGTTCATAAAGATTATTGACCAGTGGAAAAAGGAACAGAACCATAGCAGTGACTCCGATTATTCCTTTGTCCGCTTAAACTGCCCGCCTTCAGATACTTTAACACGGGATGGACAGGGAGAACCCTGCGGGTATACGGGAATGACCTGGTCGGGCTTCCGGCCTAGCGATGATGCCTGCCAATATGGCTATCTGGTTCCTTCCAACATGTTCGCGGTTACCATATTGGGCTTTATGAAAGAAATAACAGAGACATTCTATAAAGATAGTGCCCTTTCAGAAGGGATTGACAAATTAAGAGGTGAAATAGAGGACGGAATAAAGAAATTCGGTATTGTAAGCCAGGAAGGATTCGGAGAAATCTATGCATATGAAACCGATGGGCTCGGTAATTACAACCTGATGGACGATGCCAATGTACCGAGTCTTATGTCTATTCCCTGGTTGGGCTACAGCGAGAAAAGTGACAGAATATATCAGAATACCAGAAGATTTATTTTAAGTAAAATGAATCCTTATTATTATGAGGGAAGCTGTGCGAAAGGCATTGGCAGTCCTCATACACCACAGCAGTATATCTGGCATATTGCCCTTACTATGCAGGGGCTTACCGCTGAAACCAGAAAAGAGCAGGAAGAGCTTCTTCAGGTAATACTTCGTTCAGATGCAGGCTGCCAGTTAATGCATGAAGGCTTTCATTGCGACGATCCCTCCAAATTCACCAGAGAATGGTTTGCTTGGGCTAATTCCTTATTTGCCCTGTTTGTGATGCAGCTATACAACAATTAG
- a CDS encoding MFS transporter: protein MNLRRKGSSRNALLFISFMLIMIAMGANDSLRGIFSIVFKEHFSLNTTQISTIITVSYLGNLVFLFLGGALIDRFRKKQVFISMLLIWMSGIALFILTDNYLVLLAGMFLCVGASTLINTTINILVPVIFTASPGLIVNILYFVQGIGTSSSQNGIGRLPASFSTWKYVNMGLVVLALAGLLFLLFQDIPDVKGEKKKAVSYKDIMRTPAFVFFVLLFGFYFIAEHGILNWFLIYGTKELQRSTKASAGYLSVFFGGITLGRLILAPAVHRLGVSKSIGIFGGIGAFFYIAGILSGGQWIALLSISGLSISIVYPTLVLMIRNYFKEEGIATATGAIISLATVCDIGFNAAFGKLTDMVGLREAFYILPASILLFCLLYTTFLIKIKPLQTVKKEGNFCET, encoded by the coding sequence ATGAATCTAAGAAGAAAGGGAAGCAGCAGGAATGCCCTCCTATTTATCAGCTTTATGCTCATAATGATAGCCATGGGGGCAAATGACAGTCTTCGTGGTATTTTTTCCATCGTATTTAAAGAGCATTTCAGCTTAAACACCACTCAAATATCCACAATTATTACAGTAAGTTACCTTGGGAATCTGGTGTTTTTATTTCTGGGAGGAGCTCTTATTGACCGTTTTCGGAAAAAGCAGGTATTTATCAGTATGCTGCTTATATGGATGAGCGGCATAGCCTTATTTATCCTAACGGATAATTATTTGGTGCTGTTAGCAGGGATGTTCCTGTGTGTTGGGGCCTCCACGCTGATTAATACTACGATTAATATTCTGGTACCGGTAATATTTACCGCATCACCCGGATTAATCGTAAATATCCTTTATTTTGTTCAGGGAATCGGTACCAGTTCAAGCCAGAATGGAATAGGAAGGCTTCCTGCCAGCTTTTCCACCTGGAAGTATGTCAATATGGGACTTGTAGTCCTTGCATTAGCAGGTCTTTTGTTTCTCCTTTTTCAGGACATTCCGGATGTGAAAGGGGAGAAAAAGAAAGCGGTATCCTATAAGGATATTATGAGAACTCCGGCTTTTGTGTTTTTTGTACTGCTGTTTGGCTTTTACTTCATTGCGGAGCATGGGATACTAAACTGGTTTCTGATATATGGTACCAAGGAGCTTCAAAGGTCAACAAAAGCATCGGCTGGATATTTGTCTGTGTTTTTTGGGGGGATTACCCTGGGACGACTTATTCTTGCCCCTGCTGTCCATAGGCTTGGAGTTTCCAAAAGTATCGGTATTTTTGGAGGTATAGGAGCTTTCTTTTATATTGCAGGTATCCTCTCAGGAGGACAGTGGATTGCCCTTCTTAGTATATCCGGGCTTAGTATCTCTATTGTTTATCCAACACTGGTACTTATGATAAGAAACTATTTTAAAGAGGAAGGGATAGCAACTGCAACCGGGGCTATCATAAGCCTGGCGACAGTCTGTGATATTGGATTTAACGCAGCATTTGGAAAGCTTACCGACATGGTCGGACTACGGGAAGCCTTTTATATCCTTCCTGCCAGTATCCTGCTATTCTGCCTGCTCTATACCACTTTTTTAATTAAGATAAAACCCTTGCAAACTGTAAAGAAGGAAGGAAACTTTTGTGAAACTTGA
- a CDS encoding YczE/YyaS/YitT family protein, with protein MKFGLKDKKRILYVLLAVFMMGFSLSFLIRVNFGTDPCSAMNLGIARHLHLSFGNWQVLLNLILFLIVIAFDRSQIGWGTLANMILIGYTVDFFRWLFDLFLPDNAFSSLSVRILVLIPALFLFIVAAAVYMAVELGTAPYDAIVFIISNKFKKIPFRLIRITWDMTACLIGFLLGSTIGVVTLMMAFLLGPVIAWVKEKINILLI; from the coding sequence ATGAAATTTGGTTTAAAAGATAAAAAGAGAATATTGTATGTATTATTAGCGGTTTTTATGATGGGGTTCTCCCTATCCTTTCTAATACGGGTAAATTTCGGAACAGACCCCTGTTCAGCCATGAATCTGGGTATAGCAAGACATTTGCACTTATCCTTTGGTAATTGGCAGGTGCTACTCAACTTAATCTTATTTCTTATCGTTATTGCCTTTGACCGTTCACAGATTGGTTGGGGAACTCTTGCAAATATGATATTAATTGGATATACGGTTGACTTTTTTAGATGGCTGTTCGATTTATTTTTACCGGATAATGCTTTTAGTTCTCTCTCCGTGCGAATTCTGGTTTTAATTCCTGCCCTTTTTCTATTCATTGTGGCAGCTGCGGTCTATATGGCTGTGGAACTTGGAACTGCTCCTTATGATGCCATTGTATTTATCATTTCCAACAAGTTTAAAAAAATCCCTTTTCGTCTTATAAGAATCACCTGGGATATGACTGCCTGCCTTATCGGTTTTTTACTCGGAAGTACCATCGGTGTTGTCACTCTAATGATGGCCTTCTTACTGGGTCCGGTGATTGCCTGGGTGAAAGAAAAAATAAACATTTTGTTGATTTAA
- a CDS encoding leucyl aminopeptidase family protein, producing MIFIINNRYQSTGSNELLVIPYVTEEELIQRLKNLSEVKAKEIQSEKIHEKYTEFQAAADVEFWKKLNFCFQNMQSGAAGGTEQLIGVQNGTNGIVPVRFLKLRKGRNSWQECLNDTFRSLGRELTGNCGILLEGFSLRELPLETITEILVRAMYYGAYSFRKERLQEITVKGVYSLREELKDEKESCRVTLISGADLKSSIKKAADYGECINYARMLGDIPSNYLHTSEFTGYLKELAKDYGIEFEALGKKELSTLHCGGILGVNSGSKEEAVLISLYYEGEKGAPITALVGKGVMFDSGGYHLKSLSSMEGMKYDMCGAANLAAAFEIVLRQKSKINLLLLIPAVENLIGPDALRMGDVITTMSGKTVEVYNTDAEGRLILCDALTYAQKRGAGRVLDLATLTNSCRKALGDEISGIFYNDETTGEAFLAEAKHQGEKVWRLPLDQSYHRLLYRTQTADLINYAPEGDGGASVAACFLEEFIEEGTAWIHLDIVGTSVNRSADRKQVKGASGVLAASVAAFLIQQV from the coding sequence ATGATATTTATAATAAATAACCGGTATCAATCTACAGGTTCAAACGAGCTTCTTGTAATTCCCTATGTAACAGAGGAGGAGCTCATCCAAAGATTGAAAAACCTGTCGGAAGTTAAGGCTAAGGAAATTCAGTCGGAGAAGATTCATGAGAAATATACAGAGTTTCAGGCAGCAGCGGATGTAGAGTTCTGGAAGAAGCTTAACTTCTGCTTTCAGAATATGCAGTCAGGGGCAGCAGGCGGTACAGAGCAGTTGATAGGAGTGCAGAATGGGACAAACGGGATTGTTCCGGTGCGCTTTCTGAAACTAAGAAAGGGAAGAAACTCCTGGCAGGAGTGTTTAAATGATACCTTTCGCAGCCTGGGCCGAGAGCTGACCGGTAACTGCGGTATTCTGCTGGAGGGATTTTCTTTAAGAGAGCTTCCCCTGGAGACTATTACAGAGATTCTTGTAAGAGCAATGTATTATGGTGCTTATTCCTTTCGGAAGGAAAGATTACAGGAAATCACCGTAAAAGGGGTATATTCGCTAAGGGAGGAATTAAAGGATGAAAAGGAATCCTGCAGGGTTACACTTATTTCTGGCGCTGACTTAAAGAGCAGTATAAAAAAGGCAGCGGACTATGGCGAATGCATCAATTATGCCAGGATGTTAGGAGATATTCCTTCAAACTACCTTCATACCAGTGAGTTTACCGGATATCTTAAAGAGCTGGCGAAGGATTACGGTATTGAATTTGAGGCATTAGGGAAGAAAGAATTAAGTACACTGCACTGCGGAGGAATCCTTGGAGTAAACAGCGGCAGCAAAGAGGAGGCTGTATTGATTTCTCTTTACTATGAGGGCGAAAAAGGTGCTCCGATAACTGCTCTTGTGGGAAAAGGAGTTATGTTTGACAGCGGCGGGTATCATTTAAAATCCCTTTCTTCCATGGAGGGAATGAAATATGATATGTGCGGAGCTGCAAATCTGGCGGCAGCCTTTGAAATTGTCCTCCGGCAAAAGAGTAAAATAAATCTTTTGTTACTTATCCCAGCCGTTGAGAATTTAATCGGACCGGATGCTCTTCGAATGGGAGATGTTATTACTACCATGTCCGGCAAGACTGTGGAGGTATATAATACGGATGCAGAAGGCAGACTGATTCTGTGTGATGCGCTGACCTATGCGCAAAAAAGAGGAGCCGGGAGAGTTCTTGACCTGGCGACCTTGACCAATTCCTGCCGGAAGGCATTGGGGGATGAAATCTCCGGTATCTTTTACAACGACGAAACGACAGGCGAGGCTTTTTTGGCTGAGGCCAAACACCAGGGTGAAAAAGTATGGAGGCTTCCTCTAGACCAGAGCTATCACCGCCTTTTATACCGTACCCAAACAGCAGACCTTATCAATTATGCGCCGGAAGGTGATGGAGGAGCAAGTGTTGCGGCTTGCTTTCTGGAAGAATTTATAGAAGAGGGCACAGCTTGGATTCATCTGGATATCGTCGGAACCTCCGTAAACAGAAGTGCTGACAGGAAGCAGGTAAAAGGGGCCTCCGGTGTTCTGGCGGCTTCGGTGGCAGCCTTTTTAATACAGCAGGTATAG